The DNA region TCCTCTTCGTTCAGTTGGAATCCGCCGTTATAATTCCCCGTGAAAACGTGGTCGCGTTCGTGTTCCCAAAGATTTCCGCCCACATCTGCTTTATAGATAAAGTGAAACTTCTCCGTGATTTCGGTATCGATTCCGAGTTCTTCCCTCAATCTGCGTTTTGCGCCTTTTTCGTAGGTTTCGTCGATTCGCGGGTGGCTGCAAACTGCGTTCGTCCACTGGTTCGGCGAGTGGTATTTTCCTGCAGCTCTTCGCTGGAGCAGGAGTTCGCCTTTGTCATTAAACAAAAAAACCGAA from Chryseobacterium suipulveris includes:
- the idi gene encoding isopentenyl-diphosphate Delta-isomerase, which codes for MEEQVVLISENDEVLGLMEKMQAHENGILHRAFSVFLFNDKGELLLQRRAAGKYHSPNQWTNAVCSHPRIDETYEKGAKRRLREELGIDTEITEKFHFIYKADVGGNLWEHERDHVFTGNYNGGFQLNEEEVSEVRYISMEELDREMSDNPENFTEWFKIILKEYKEHL